The sequence CCATGCCCGACAGCGCGAGCCCGGCGCCGAAGATCGAGCCCGCGAGGAGCGCGGCAACCAAGCGGCTCACAACAGGCCGCCCGCGCGCATCATCGCGACGCTCGCGATGCCGCTGGCCATGAACACGAGCGTTGCAATGACCGATCGCGGCGATAGCCGCGCCATACCGCATACGCCGTGGCCGCTCGTGCAGCCCGACCCGAGCCGCGTGCCATAGCCGACGAGAAGCCCGCCGACGACGATCTGCCACGTCGCGGCGGGATAGCGCGCTTCGACCGCGCCGAGCAGCAGCGCGACAAGCGCCGCGCCGATCGGCAGGCCGATCACGAAGGCAGCCGCCATCGCGCGCGGCGCCCCGATATCCGCGATGCCGAGCGCCCGCGCGCCGAGCCCGCTGACCCCGGCGATGCGGCCGTTGCCGAGCAGCATGATCGCGGCGCTCGCGCCGATCAAAAGGCCACCGAGCAATCCTTCGACCGGCATCGCCTGAGGAAAGGACGCAATCATACGGCGTTCACGGGAAT is a genomic window of Sphingopyxis sp. FD7 containing:
- a CDS encoding YeeE/YedE family protein — protein: MIASFPQAMPVEGLLGGLLIGASAAIMLLGNGRIAGVSGLGARALGIADIGAPRAMAAAFVIGLPIGAALVALLLGAVEARYPAATWQIVVGGLLVGYGTRLGSGCTSGHGVCGMARLSPRSVIATLVFMASGIASVAMMRAGGLL